Within Desulfobacter sp., the genomic segment GGGCGCTGCAATGGCTTCGGCAAAGTTCCCGGCGGAGATCATTTTACCCTCCTCCTTGAGGTATGCCTTGTCATTGCCGGCGGCCTGGAGGCTGTCGTAGAGCAGGGCGGAGTCGGATCCTGAAATAAAGCTCTGGCCCGCCCCAAGGACGATTTCGCAGACGAAAAATGCCCAGAATCCTGTGGCAACGCAGTAGAGGGCGAATCCCATGAAGCCCAGGACACTGCCCAGGATCAGGGTGTTTTTTCGCCCCCATACATCTCCCAGATAACCCGAAGGCACTTCAAGCACCACAATGGCAAAGGAGTATGCCGCCTTAAGCAGGAAGAGTTCCTGGGCGGCCAGCCCGTTTTCCCTGTAGAAGAGAAAGAGGATGGGCATGGTCAGCATCAGCCATTTGGATAGCTTGATGATGTACAGCCTTACGATATTTTTTTCATATGCTTGGGGCATGGGGTCATATCCTAGTGGTTAAAAGCGGCTAACGTATCATACTCAAAGGGAAACTGCCATAGTTTGACCGGGCATGGGAATTTATAAATTGACAAATTGTCCCAGGCATACCAATATATTGTAATAATTCCCGTTCAAAATTTGTAACCTACCGTTTTCCAGGATAAAAGGGAGGCCCGCCCTGAATACAGAAAACAGCAAAAGACAAGCCCGCCGTCCCCAGTCCCTTTCCACCCAGCTGACCATCAGCCTGATCTCCGTTGTCGCACTGGTTGCCGCCCTTGCCGTGGGGGGCATATATTTTATTCTGGCCTACAATGAAAACAGGGTCCTTGAGCAGAAGGCCGACGAAATGCTGGCCTACCTGAAAGGCACCCTTGAAATCCCCCTGTGGAATTTCAGTGACCAAGATGTGAAACAGATCGCCGTGACAATGACCCGGAACGAATTGGTGGTGGGCCTTGAGATAAGAGATCTGGCCAACAAGATTCTTTATTCCTCAGGGTCGCTGTCCGCCCCGGACCGGGTGGGCCGTACCGGTGCTATCTATTATCAGGGCGAGCCGGTGGGCCAGGTCAGATTTGCCATGGGCAACCTGGTATATGAGAAAAAACGCCGGCAGTTCCTGCTGATTGTGATGGGGATTACCGCCCTTATCCTCATATCCATTGTATTTGTCACCAGCAGCCTTATTCACCGCCTGCTGAAGCGGCCCCTTGAGGGCCTGAACCGGATTGTGGAATCCTATGCCAGGGGGGTCTACCATGTGGACCGCCTGGGGATTCCCTACCAGGAGTTTAAACCCTTTGAACGGGTGCTCATCAGGATGGGGCGGCAGATCACAGAACAGTTTGACCGCCTGATCAGTGCCGAGGAGGAGCTTCGCCGGGCAAATGCCGAGCTGGAGAGCCGGGTGCATGAACGGACGGCCAAGCTGGAAGAACAGACCACAATGCTCTACAAGGCCAAGAAAACCGCAGAAAGTGCCACCCAGGCGAAAAGCGATTTTCTGGCGAGGATGAGCCATGAAATCAGGACCCCCATGAATGCGGTCATCGGCCTGACCAACCTGGCGCTGAAAACCGAACTGGACGACACCCAGAAAGACTATCTGGTTAAAATTGACGAGGCGTCCAGGCTGCTGCTGAGGATCATCAACGATATTCTTGATTTTTCCAAGATCGAGGCGGGGAAACTGGAGATCGAACACCGTGCTTTTTTCCTCCACCACATTGTGGATAAAATGGCAAATATGTTCAGGGTGAAGGCGGCCCAAAAAGAGATTGAGCTCTATTATATCATCGACCACAATGTCCCCCTGGCACTGGTGGGCGATTCCCTTCGGCTGGGCCAGATCCTGATCAATCTGATTTCCAATGCCGTGAAATTCACCCGGGGCGGAGACGTCATCATCCAGGTGGCGCCGGATCCCAAGGCCAAGGGCGGCAATGATACGGCCGGTCTTATTTTTTCGGTAAAGGATACCGGGGACGGCATTCCCCAGGATAAAATAGATACCCTGTTTAAACCCTTTACCCAGATGGACGGCAGCGTGACCCGCAAATACGGTGGCACCGGGCTGGGGCTTTCCATCTGCCAGCGTCTGATCCACCTTATGGGCGGGCGGATCTGGGCCCAAAGCCGTGAGGGAGAAGGGGCCTGTTTTTTCTTTACCCTCAGCTTCCAGCACCAGGACAACGCAAAACAGGTGACCCTGGCCGCACCGCCGGATATAAAAGGTGAAAAGGTCCTGGTGGTGGATGACAATGAAACGGCCAGGTATATTCTTGAGAAAATTCTCAGCGGCTTTGGTATGTCCGTGACAACGGCGTCATCTGCCCAGGAGGGCATGTCGGCCCTTGTGGCGGCTTCCGGGGATGCCCCCTTCCGTCTTGTGCTGCTGGACTGGAAAATGCCGGGTACAGACGGCATAGAAATGGCAGGGTCCATACGAAGCCATGAACGGCTGGCCGAAAACCCGCCTAAAATTATCATGGTGACCATGTACGACCAGGACATGATGCACAGGGAGAACCGTGCCCTCATTGACGCATTTTTGCTAAAACCGGTGAGTTCCTCGGATTTGTTCAACACCATCATGGAAGTTTTCGGCAATGCCGCATCCATGGTGCCCCGGCGCAGGGTAAGGAGTGAGGCGGCCGGCATAGAGGGGATAGAAGCCATTCGCGGGGCCAGGATCCTTCTGGTGGAAGATAATGTGATCAACCAGCAGGTGGCCCTGGCAAGCCTGACAAATGAAGGCATGGTTGTCGAGGTGGCGGATAACGGCAAAATGGCGGTTGAGATGGTGACGGCCTCGCAATCGGGCGAAAACGGCCTCTACGATGCCGTGCTGATGGATATTGAAATGCCGGTGATGGACGGACACGCCGCTGTAAAAGCCATCCGCAGCGACGCCCGCTTTGCCGATCTTCCCGTGATTGCCATGACCGCCCACGCCCTGGAGGGGGACAGGGAAAAATGTTTCGGGTCCGGAATGAACGATTACGTATCCAAACCATTTGACGATAAGGATCTTTTTGCCGTTCTGGTCAAATGGATCCGGCCCAAAGCCGGGGCCCGCCTGCCCGCTCCCCCCCGGCCTGAACCCGGGGAAGAGGAATTTGTGGAGCCGGCCTGGACAGATATACCGGAAACCATTGACGGCATTGATCTGAAATCCGGCCTGGAACGGATAAAGGGCAATTCAGGCCTTTATCGAACCATGCTGATTCATTTTTATGAGCGGTTCGCCAATGCCGGGGAAGAGATGAAAGCATATCTGGCCGAGGGCAACCGGGAGGCGGCAAGGCAGCTTGCCCATGCCGTCAAAGGGGTGTCGGGAAATATCGGGGCAAATGCCTTGTATTCGGCGGCCAGGGCCTTGAATGACTGCCTTGCCGGTGATCAGGGCCCAGGGCCCGATGCCCTGCGGTTTTACAGCGCCCTTTCCACTGTTACCGGTGCGCTGGCAGGGCTGGAACAGGCCGCCCCGGACACAGGGGCGGAATCCCCGGAGGATGCCCATTCCGGCGGAGAACTGGATATTAATCGGGCCCGGACCTGTATCGAAACCTTGAAATCCCTGCTTGAGGGGCGCAATTCCCGGGCCAGGAAATCCTTGCCGGAACTGAAATCCGCCCTGAATGACGGGCGGTTCAGCCTTTTGATCACCCGGCTTGAAAGGGCCGTGTACCGGATTGATTTCAAGGCGGCCCTCGGGGTCCTCAAGGAGCTCGAAGAAAAATGTGACGCCGAAGAAAAGGGGAAAAACTGATGTTGAAAACCGACCGGAAAAAAATTTTGGTGGTGGATGATGAGCCGGAAAACATTTGGCCCCTTGTGGAAGAATTGGAGAAGGAATTTGAGGTCATCTGTGCCACCAGCGGAGAGGATGCCCTGGCCCTGGCGGCAGCCCCGCCCACGCCGGACTTGATTCTGCTGGATATTGTCATGCCCGGACTGGACGGGTATGAAATTTTATCAACGCTTAAGGCCGAGAAAAAGACCCGGCGCATCCCCGTGATTTTTGTAACGGGAAAGGTCCGCGAATCCGAGGAAATTAAAGGCATTGAACTGGGGGCCCAGGATTATATCACCAAACCCTTCAGCATGCCGGTGGTCCGGGCCCGGGTCAGAAGTGTGATCAACCTCAAAAAAGAAGAAGACCGCAGGCTGCTGCTGAAGGCTCAGCTTGAGGGCATGAATGAAATGCTCCAGCAGCAGGTGGAGAAAAAACAGCGTGAGCTTGAGGATGCCAGAACCGCACTGACCAACTATGAACAAAAATACCGCCACCTCTTTAAAAGCTCACCAGCGGCCGCTCCGGACAGGGAAATCGTCCTGGTGGTGGACGATAATCCCGAAAATATCCAGATCCTCATTGAAAATCTGGAATCCGACTATGAGATCATCTGCACCACCAGCGGCCAGGAGGCCCTGGATGTGGTTTTCGGGGGAACCATGCCAGATTTGATCCTTCTGGATATCATGATGCCGGGGATGGACGGGTATGAGGTCTGCTCCCGGCTCAAGGCCAATGCAGATACCTGGGACCTGCCCGTTATTTTTGTCACGGCATTGGGGCAGGATGTGGACGAGGCCAAGGGGCTGAATCTCGGGGGGGTGGATTTTATTACCAAACCATTCAGCATACCCGTGGTCCAGGCCAGGGTCAAAGCAGCGTTGAGGCTGAAACAGGAGATGAACAGCCGCCTCATTCTCACCCGCAGGCTGGCGGAACTGAACAGAAATCTGGAAGAACGGATACAGACCAAAACCCAGGAGCTTGAAAAGGCCCATGAGCATCTCAAGGAGAGCGAAAAAAAATACCGGTATATCTACCAGAATGCCGTAGAGGGCATCTTCCAGACGACCCCCCGTGGGCGGCTGATCAGTGCCAGCCCGGCCATGGCCAAGATGCTGGAATATGAATCCGGGGAAGAGATGTGTCGCCTTGTGACGGACCTTGCCACCCAGCTCTATCACCTCCCCGAAAGGCGCGACCGGTTCATAGATGAGATGAACCGCACAGGAGAAGTAAAGGATTTTGAGGTCCAGATGAAGACCAAAACCGGCGAGCCGGTGTGGTGCATGATTTCCGGTAAGGAGATCAGGGATGAAACCGGGGGCGTGGTGTGCTACCAGGGCTTCATCGTGGATATTTCACAGCGCAGAACTGCCGAACTGGAAGTCCAGCGCCTCCGTGTCCATATGCAGAATATCATCAACGGAATGCCTTCGGTTCTGGTGGGGATCGACCTTGAGGGGCGGGTCATCCACTGGAACCGTGAAGCGGAAAAGGCCACGGGGATTTCCGTTGAAAATGCAAGGGGGCATGCACTGGCATCGGTATTTCCGGAGCTGGACCGGGAAATGGAACGGGTGGCCAAGGCCATTGTAAGATGCGAAATCCAGCGGGAGACAAAGGTATTGTCCTATTCCGGCGGCCAGGCACGGTATTCGGATATTACGGTATATCCTTTGGTCCAGGAACGGTGCGAGGGGGCGGTGATCCGGGTGGATGATGTCACCGAGCAGGTCCGCATGGAGGAGATGATGATCCAGTCCGAAAAGATGCTCTCCCTGGGCGGCCTTGCAGCGGGCATGGCCCATGAGATCAACAATCCGCTGGCCGCCGTTGTCCAGTCCAGCCAGGTGGTGAAAAACAGACTGACCCCTTCCCTTCCCAAAAATGAGGAAACAGCCGAAAAGTACGGCATATCCATGGCTGGCCTCCAGGACTATCTGACGGAAAGGAAAATCCTGGAGATGCTGGATGCCATCGGCAAATCCGGCAACCGGGCCACGGCCATCATCGAAAATATGCTCAGCTTCGCCCGGAAGGGGGAAGGGGCGTTTTCCCCCGCCGACCTGGCCCAATTGATCAACAATACCCTGGACCTGTCCAAAAACGACTATGACCTGAAAAAGAACTATGATTTCAGGAATATAAAGATCGTACGTGAATTTGATCCGGATATGCCCAGGGTGGCCTGCGAGGCCGGGAAAATCCAGCAGGTGCTCTTCAACATCCTCAGAAACGGGGCACAGGCCATGGCGTCGCTTGAAACCGCGGGCGGCCAGGATGAGGCCCAATTCAACATCCGCTTAACCCGCGACGGTGACATGGCCCGTATCGAGATTGAGGACAACGGTCCCGGCATGGCCCCCGAGGTGCAAAAAAGCATCTTCGAGCCTTTCTTCACAACCAAAGGCCGGGGGGTGGGCACCGGGCTGGGGCTGTCCGTATCCTATTTTATCATCACCGAAAACCATAAGGGGAGTATCCGGGTGACTTCCGCTCCGGGCCGGGGAGCCAACTTCATCATCCGCCTTCCCCTGGTACGGGAGGATTGAGGGGACGTGGCCCGGTTGCCAAAAGTGGGTTTCCCCAGGGGCGTTTCAATTGCTGTAATAATAGTCCTTATATGCCTTTTCTGCCGCGGGGTCGCCTTTGATGAATTTATCATAAAAGGCTTTTCTAAAAGATATCCTGGGGCCGATATCCTGTGAATAGTCTAAAAATGCCTGGGCGTCCTGCCGGGCCAGGGCGTGATATCGGCTTCTGGTGTCCAGATTCAGCTTATGCCGGCCCTCCCAGGCGGTTTTCTCCAGGGCCCGCCCGAATTCGACCAGGCTGGCAATCTCATGGGCATGGCGCTGCCGGGAGGCGATATATAGAAAAAATTCTTTTTCATTTTTTTCCAGGGAGGCGGTGTAATCCATGAAACCGGCCAGCCCCTGCTTCCCTTTGGTATGGCTGGCGGCCGCAAGGAAATTGTCAAACATCCGGCCGTCATAATCCTCTTCTTTGATTTTTCCGGCCAGCGCGATGAAGTCTCCGGCCCGGCTTTCCGCCTTGAGCATATTCCGTATCAGGTCGCCTTTCTGTTGGCCCGACAGGTTCTCTGCCAGGGCCAGAAAGTCTTTCTGTTCGCCATGGGAAAGGGTCTGGGTATACTGCTCCACAAATTCATGGACCTGGGTTCCGGCGGCGGCCGCCGCATTGAGAAAGCCCGCCCGGTGGTCCCCATTCATGTCCATTACCGTCTGGGCCAGCCGGCCTTCACTGCTGGGGCGGAGATGGGCGGCGGCCGCTTTAAAATCCCGGTAGGCGGTATCCGACAGGATGCCTTTCATGAACACGGTGTCATCGGGTGTATCCGTCCCTTTGCTGGCCGCCTTAAGGATAAACTCCGATTTCTCCCCCGGAGAAAGGGAGGCAAGGGCGTTGATCAGCTCCCCGGCATTCCCATCCTTTTGGGCGGCGGCATAGAGGAAGAGGCTCTTGTCCCGGCCAGAAAGTTTGGCAGCCGTGTCCATGACTTCTCCCATACCCGGACCGGCCGCCTGGGCCGCATCAAGGAAATTAACAGTATCTGCAAGGGATAGGGTGGCCATGAACCCCAGGTCAATTTCGTCTATCCGGTCCAATAAAATACCCACCCGGCTTTCCGCCCTGGCTGCCGCAGCCAGAAAAAGCGATGGGGCGTCCTCACCCCGGGGGGATATCCTGTCCAGGGTCTCCATCAATTGACCGGCCCGGTCCCCTCCCATGGCCCCGGCCTTTAAAAAAGCCGCCCTGTCCTTGTCAGACATGGCCTCGGCCCTATTGATGAACGCTGTGAGCTGGTCTTCGTTATCCACTGATGCGGCCAGGGTTGAAAAATAGTCCAGGTTCAGGCCGCTGGTTTCCCGGTCCATGAATGCCGCAATCCTGTCCCTGGCGGCCTGGCCCATGCCCTGGGTGGATCCGAAAAAATCAACCATCTTATCCCCGGCCTTGATTCCTGCAAGGAGATAGGCGCCGAGTCCGGCTGTGCCCTGTTCCCTTTCAATGAATTTTCCAAGGACGGTGTTCAGTTTTTCAAGGGCATTACCCGACAGCCGGGCCGCCTTTAAATAGGCACTCATCCCTTCCTTGTCCCGGGCCAGTACCGAGGCATTTTTCATCAGATCGAATATCTGGCCGGGATTCCGGTCTGCTGCATGGAGGAAGTGGTCAAGATTCTGTTGGGAGAGGCCGGCGGAAAATTCTAGAAATTCGGAGAGCTGTTTTTCTGATCCGCCGGATGAATTGAACATCCTGTTTGCCGCAAGGATAAAGGTATCAAAGTCTTCACCGGCATTCAGCACCCCGGTGGTGAAATTATCCCAATCTGTGTCATCCAGCCGGGAACGGTAGAAATACAGGGTTTCCAGCAGGCCCTGGGTCCGCTCGTTAAAGGGCAGCGCATTAAAAATCTGGGCACTGATCATCAGATAATCTTTGTCCCGGAGTGCGGAAGCGGAAACGCCGGTTGACCGGTCCGGGACCCCGGCGCTGAGGGTCACCTTGTCCGAGGGGACCGCTGCCTCTGACGACTTGCCTTTCTCTGCTGATGGCGCAGTGTTTGGCAGAACCTGGATGGGCAGGCCGGTAATCTCTCTGCCGGATTTCTGGAATATGGAAATGGGGGACTGGCTGATCTGCATGGAAACCTCCGAAGCCATCGAGTGAATATTTTAGAAAATGATAAACAAGGAATCGGCAGTTGGGATCGATTCCTTTATAAGAAAAAGCAGGCATCTATTAATTGACGGAGAGAGTCCAAGGGGCAGTTTTCGCGAATTCATGGCTGGATAAGGCGTAACTAGTAAAAAAAGATTGAAAAACGAATTGGCTGACATATACTTAGCGGGCTATTTTTTCCAAAAAGGGGGTATCAATGTTTTACCAGCTTGATCAGCCCACAGAAAAAGAATTTCAGCATCTGGCCCGCAGACGGGAGACGGATTCCCTGTCAGTGAGAGCCACCGTCACCCGTCTGCGGCCGGAAGCGACCGGTATTTCTTTTTGAAACGGCCGCTTCCGGCATGCCAACCTTAACAGCGGAGGTAGAAAATGGATCACCTGACCCCCATACGGATCGTTCGCTTTAAAACGGACTATGGCCAGGACGTCATCAATCTCATCCTTTCCATCCAGCAGGACGAATTCAAACTCCCCATTACCGAGGCGGATCAGCCTGACCTGGCAGATATCCCCAATTTCTATCAGGCCGACAGGGGTAATTTCTGGGTGGCCCTTGATGGCCAGCAGGTGGTGGGGACAATTGCACTTCTGGATATCGGAGACGGACAGGGGGCACTGCGCAAGATGTTTGTCCGGCAGGATTACAGGGGAGGGAAAACAGGAACGGCAAAAAAACTGCTGGCGGCCCTGGTCGGGTGGGGGCGTGATCAGCATATCCGGGAGATCTACCTGGGCACTACGCCCAGGTTTCTTGCGGCCCACAGTTTTTATGAAAAAAACGGGTTCGTGGAAATCGGGAAACAGGACCTGCCTATAACCTTTCCGATAATGGCGGTTGATAAGAAATTTTATAAGTTTGAACTGCGCAAATAAAAAACCCAATACCGCATTGCTCCCGGATGGCCGGGTGGATGAGTAGATAAATAGGCCATGAACCCTTGATGGGGCCATGGCCCTTTTCCATGATTACAGCCTGGTTCGGGCCTTGGCTTTTTTCCTGGGGGCCGGCGGTTCAATATCGGGGATTTTAACTCCGTAGTTGGGACTGATGGCGTGGGGTTTGCACTGGATCACCAGGCAGACCGGTTCGGCACACCTCTGGCATTTTTCATAGTCGATTTCACAGAGGTTGTTCACCACCTTCATGGCGCCGTGGGGGCAGGACCTTTCACATATTTTACAGCCCATGCATCCGTTTTCGCAGATTTTTTTGGTGGCCCCGCCCTTGTCCCTGTTCATGCATTTGACGATGCTGGGGGCAAGGCTGGGAACGATCTGGATGATATTCCGGGGGCAGGCCGTGGTGCAGGCACCGCAGCCGGTGCATTTTTCAACATCCACCACGGGCAGGCGGTTGTCATCCATGGCAATGGCATCAAAAGGGCAGGCCCGTTCGCAGTTGCCCAATCCCAGGCAGCCGTATTCACAGCTCTTTTCCCCGGCAAACATCCGGGCGGCGGCCTCGCAGTCGTTTACTCCCGTATAAATATATTTGGCCGTGCAGTTGATGTCCGTGCATCCGCTGCAACGGGCCGCCGCTTTTTTGACTTCAACGGTGCCGGGGTCTTTTCCGGTGATCCGGGCGACCTGCTCGGCACACTCCGCTCCCCCGGGGGTGCAGAGGGAGGGGGAGACCATGGGGTCATGGACCACTTTTTCCGCGAACTGGCTGCAGCCGGCAAAACCGCAGTTGCCGCAGTTGCCCATGGGAAGAACGGCAGCCACCGCCTCAACAAGGGGATCGGCCGGTACGGCCAGCTTTTTGTCGGCAATGCCCAGGAATATGGCGATACCGGCGCCCAGGCCGCCCACGATAAGGATGGGAATGATGACACTTGTAAGCATTGTATTAACCTCTCCAATAAAAAATAGTAACTCTTATTTTCCGGTTATAAAATTGGGGTTGCTGTAAAAAAAAGGCGGTTGGGTCTATTCCAAGAAGTTTGTTTGCAGGCCGCCAATATACAGAAAAGGACCGGGGCCGTCAATAGGAAAATGAAGCGCCTTCAGTCGCTGACTGATTTTCAG encodes:
- a CDS encoding RnfABCDGE type electron transport complex subunit B, encoding MLTSVIIPILIVGGLGAGIAIFLGIADKKLAVPADPLVEAVAAVLPMGNCGNCGFAGCSQFAEKVVHDPMVSPSLCTPGGAECAEQVARITGKDPGTVEVKKAAARCSGCTDINCTAKYIYTGVNDCEAAARMFAGEKSCEYGCLGLGNCERACPFDAIAMDDNRLPVVDVEKCTGCGACTTACPRNIIQIVPSLAPSIVKCMNRDKGGATKKICENGCMGCKICERSCPHGAMKVVNNLCEIDYEKCQRCAEPVCLVIQCKPHAISPNYGVKIPDIEPPAPRKKAKARTRL
- a CDS encoding GNAT family N-acetyltransferase; the protein is MDHLTPIRIVRFKTDYGQDVINLILSIQQDEFKLPITEADQPDLADIPNFYQADRGNFWVALDGQQVVGTIALLDIGDGQGALRKMFVRQDYRGGKTGTAKKLLAALVGWGRDQHIREIYLGTTPRFLAAHSFYEKNGFVEIGKQDLPITFPIMAVDKKFYKFELRK
- a CDS encoding response regulator, yielding MGGIYFILAYNENRVLEQKADEMLAYLKGTLEIPLWNFSDQDVKQIAVTMTRNELVVGLEIRDLANKILYSSGSLSAPDRVGRTGAIYYQGEPVGQVRFAMGNLVYEKKRRQFLLIVMGITALILISIVFVTSSLIHRLLKRPLEGLNRIVESYARGVYHVDRLGIPYQEFKPFERVLIRMGRQITEQFDRLISAEEELRRANAELESRVHERTAKLEEQTTMLYKAKKTAESATQAKSDFLARMSHEIRTPMNAVIGLTNLALKTELDDTQKDYLVKIDEASRLLLRIINDILDFSKIEAGKLEIEHRAFFLHHIVDKMANMFRVKAAQKEIELYYIIDHNVPLALVGDSLRLGQILINLISNAVKFTRGGDVIIQVAPDPKAKGGNDTAGLIFSVKDTGDGIPQDKIDTLFKPFTQMDGSVTRKYGGTGLGLSICQRLIHLMGGRIWAQSREGEGACFFFTLSFQHQDNAKQVTLAAPPDIKGEKVLVVDDNETARYILEKILSGFGMSVTTASSAQEGMSALVAASGDAPFRLVLLDWKMPGTDGIEMAGSIRSHERLAENPPKIIMVTMYDQDMMHRENRALIDAFLLKPVSSSDLFNTIMEVFGNAASMVPRRRVRSEAAGIEGIEAIRGARILLVEDNVINQQVALASLTNEGMVVEVADNGKMAVEMVTASQSGENGLYDAVLMDIEMPVMDGHAAVKAIRSDARFADLPVIAMTAHALEGDREKCFGSGMNDYVSKPFDDKDLFAVLVKWIRPKAGARLPAPPRPEPGEEEFVEPAWTDIPETIDGIDLKSGLERIKGNSGLYRTMLIHFYERFANAGEEMKAYLAEGNREAARQLAHAVKGVSGNIGANALYSAARALNDCLAGDQGPGPDALRFYSALSTVTGALAGLEQAAPDTGAESPEDAHSGGELDINRARTCIETLKSLLEGRNSRARKSLPELKSALNDGRFSLLITRLERAVYRIDFKAALGVLKELEEKCDAEEKGKN
- a CDS encoding response regulator, with amino-acid sequence MLKTDRKKILVVDDEPENIWPLVEELEKEFEVICATSGEDALALAAAPPTPDLILLDIVMPGLDGYEILSTLKAEKKTRRIPVIFVTGKVRESEEIKGIELGAQDYITKPFSMPVVRARVRSVINLKKEEDRRLLLKAQLEGMNEMLQQQVEKKQRELEDARTALTNYEQKYRHLFKSSPAAAPDREIVLVVDDNPENIQILIENLESDYEIICTTSGQEALDVVFGGTMPDLILLDIMMPGMDGYEVCSRLKANADTWDLPVIFVTALGQDVDEAKGLNLGGVDFITKPFSIPVVQARVKAALRLKQEMNSRLILTRRLAELNRNLEERIQTKTQELEKAHEHLKESEKKYRYIYQNAVEGIFQTTPRGRLISASPAMAKMLEYESGEEMCRLVTDLATQLYHLPERRDRFIDEMNRTGEVKDFEVQMKTKTGEPVWCMISGKEIRDETGGVVCYQGFIVDISQRRTAELEVQRLRVHMQNIINGMPSVLVGIDLEGRVIHWNREAEKATGISVENARGHALASVFPELDREMERVAKAIVRCEIQRETKVLSYSGGQARYSDITVYPLVQERCEGAVIRVDDVTEQVRMEEMMIQSEKMLSLGGLAAGMAHEINNPLAAVVQSSQVVKNRLTPSLPKNEETAEKYGISMAGLQDYLTERKILEMLDAIGKSGNRATAIIENMLSFARKGEGAFSPADLAQLINNTLDLSKNDYDLKKNYDFRNIKIVREFDPDMPRVACEAGKIQQVLFNILRNGAQAMASLETAGGQDEAQFNIRLTRDGDMARIEIEDNGPGMAPEVQKSIFEPFFTTKGRGVGTGLGLSVSYFIITENHKGSIRVTSAPGRGANFIIRLPLVRED